Proteins encoded by one window of Azospirillum brasilense:
- a CDS encoding DUF4170 domain-containing protein, translating to MPDKQLLHLVFGGELVRPDSDQFVDPTKVHIVGIFPNYDEAYKAWRGATGMTIDDAHTRYFIVHLHRLLDPSADGHKHD from the coding sequence ATGCCCGACAAGCAGCTTCTCCACCTCGTCTTCGGCGGCGAACTCGTCCGTCCCGATTCCGACCAGTTCGTCGACCCGACGAAGGTCCACATCGTGGGCATCTTCCCCAACTACGACGAGGCGTACAAGGCGTGGCGCGGCGCCACCGGGATGACCATCGACGACGCCCACACCCGCTACTTCATCGTGCACCTGCACCGGCTGCTCGATCCGTCGGCGGACGGGCACAAGCACGATTGA
- the nhaA gene encoding Na+/H+ antiporter NhaA: MDAHRQPAGRRPAAFIRDFMSNEASGGILLMVAAALALVVANSPLSTAYFDTLHTYILGLSVGHWINDGLMAIFFLLVGLEIKREMLDGQLSTWSCRILPGVAAAGGMLVPALVYLAFNADNPATVNGWAIPAATDIAFALGVLSLLGPRVPVSLKIFLTALAIIDDLGAVIIIALFYTADLSLPALGVAALLLAALIGLNRFGVRSLLPYLVLGAGLWGAVLLSGVHATLAGVTLALTIPLRPASGEAADPHAPLLRLEHGIHPWVAFLIVPVFGFANAGVSFAGMDASILTGPLPLGIALGLFLGKMVGVFGTAWLTIRLGFAGMPAGASTAQLYGVALLCGIGFTMSLFIGALAFPTSPELGDAVKVGVFAGSILSATAGALVLRLVSAKDAAPALHAAGADRRA; encoded by the coding sequence ATGGATGCTCACAGGCAACCCGCCGGCCGGCGCCCGGCTGCTTTCATCCGGGACTTCATGAGCAACGAGGCCTCGGGCGGCATCCTGCTGATGGTGGCCGCAGCGTTGGCTCTGGTGGTGGCGAACTCTCCCCTGTCCACCGCCTATTTCGACACGCTCCACACCTACATCCTCGGGCTCAGCGTCGGCCATTGGATCAACGACGGGCTGATGGCGATCTTCTTCCTGCTGGTCGGGCTGGAGATCAAGCGGGAGATGCTGGACGGCCAGCTCTCCACCTGGTCGTGCCGCATCCTGCCGGGCGTCGCGGCGGCGGGCGGCATGCTGGTGCCGGCGCTGGTCTATCTGGCCTTTAACGCCGACAACCCGGCCACGGTCAACGGCTGGGCGATCCCGGCGGCGACCGACATTGCCTTCGCGCTCGGCGTGCTGTCGCTGCTCGGGCCGCGCGTCCCGGTCTCGCTGAAGATCTTCCTGACCGCCCTGGCGATCATCGACGACCTGGGCGCCGTCATCATCATCGCCCTGTTCTACACCGCCGACCTGTCCCTGCCCGCGCTCGGCGTGGCGGCGCTGCTCCTGGCGGCGCTGATCGGGCTGAACCGGTTCGGCGTGCGCAGCCTCCTGCCCTATCTGGTCCTCGGCGCAGGCCTGTGGGGCGCGGTCCTGCTGTCGGGCGTGCACGCGACGCTGGCCGGCGTGACCCTGGCTCTGACCATCCCGCTGCGTCCCGCTTCCGGCGAGGCGGCGGACCCGCATGCGCCGCTGCTGCGGCTGGAGCACGGCATCCACCCCTGGGTCGCCTTCCTGATCGTCCCGGTATTCGGCTTCGCCAACGCGGGCGTGTCCTTCGCCGGGATGGACGCCTCGATCCTCACCGGCCCGCTGCCGCTGGGCATCGCGCTCGGCCTGTTCCTCGGCAAGATGGTCGGGGTGTTCGGGACCGCCTGGCTGACCATCCGGCTGGGCTTCGCCGGCATGCCGGCCGGCGCCAGCACAGCGCAGCTCTACGGCGTCGCCCTGCTGTGCGGCATCGGCTTCACCATGAGCCTGTTCATCGGCGCGCTGGCCTTCCCGACCTCGCCGGAGCTGGGCGACGCGGTGAAGGTGGGCGTCTTCGCCGGGTCGATCCTGTCGGCGACGGCGGGCGCCCTGGTCCTGCGGCTGGTGTCGGCCAAGGACGCCGCGCCGGCCCTGCACGCTGCGGGGGCCGACCGCCGCGCATAA
- a CDS encoding cytochrome b/b6 domain-containing protein: MVVGNTTNRTKARREVAVWDLPTRLFHWSLVLLVTVAVVSAKTDRMTIHMLAGEAILALLLFRLVWGLIGSQTARFSHFVKGPRAVLAYACGMLRAGRGGTEPEPVVGHNPMGGLMVLALLGALTLQAVAGLFTSDDILVDGPLVALASGSVVAGFSTLHRILADGILILIGVHVLAVLAYLLVKRDNLIRPMITGRKAIPADAPVESPKRRPAALALAVLATVAGLVAAVVQAG; this comes from the coding sequence ATGGTTGTTGGTAATACCACAAATCGGACGAAGGCCCGGCGCGAGGTCGCGGTCTGGGACTTGCCGACGCGCCTGTTTCATTGGAGCCTGGTCCTTCTGGTGACGGTCGCGGTGGTCTCCGCCAAGACCGACCGCATGACCATCCACATGCTGGCGGGGGAGGCGATCCTGGCGCTCCTGCTGTTCCGGCTCGTCTGGGGGCTGATCGGCAGCCAGACCGCCCGCTTCAGCCATTTCGTGAAGGGACCGCGCGCCGTCCTCGCCTACGCCTGCGGGATGCTCCGCGCCGGGCGCGGCGGCACGGAGCCGGAGCCGGTCGTCGGGCACAACCCGATGGGCGGGCTGATGGTGCTGGCGCTGCTGGGGGCGCTGACGCTCCAGGCGGTGGCCGGCCTCTTCACCTCCGACGACATCCTGGTGGACGGGCCGCTGGTGGCGCTGGCATCGGGGAGTGTCGTGGCGGGGTTCAGCACGCTGCACCGCATCCTGGCCGACGGGATCCTGATCCTGATCGGCGTGCATGTGCTGGCCGTGCTGGCCTATCTTCTGGTCAAGCGGGACAATCTGATCCGCCCGATGATCACGGGGCGGAAGGCGATCCCGGCGGATGCGCCGGTCGAGTCGCCGAAGCGCCGCCCGGCGGCGCTGGCCCTGGCCGTTCTGGCCACGGTCGCGGGATTGGTGGCGGCGGTGGTCCAGGCCGGCTGA
- a CDS encoding GMC family oxidoreductase — MNHSISGGSEEFNRRVRDNQTQRLANLKPAYDFIVCGAGASGSVIARRLAENADCSVLLIEAGGGDEDEAVLNPSLWPTNLGGRRDWGFQAEPNPHLGGRTLPMSMGKGLGGGSSINVMVWARGHRADWDHFADQSGDAGWSYEAVLGIYRRIENWRGAPDPHYRGNSGPVWVQPAQNPSPIADALLSAAGSLGIPRHDSPNGRMMETAGGVAYTDMLVRDGRRNSLYRAYVHPVADRPNLTILTDTLVRRVLLDGTTATGVEVERDGRIRSITAGSEVILSTGAINTPKLLMLSGIGDRSQLDRHGIPVVRHLPGVGRGLQDHVSFGCTWEYREPIAPRASGSEATLYWTSRPGLEAPDLLFCQVEFPVPSERTAARGVPDHGWTMFAGLAQPHSRGEVRLRSADPAVAPVVDPNMLSDPRDLETARACVRLCREIGNDAAFAPHVRREAIPGMGAAIDDQFLRDAAVTYWHQCGTARMGMDDRSVVDASLAVHGIDRLRVADGSILPRVTTGNTQAPCAIVGERAADILQRRHGV; from the coding sequence ATGAACCATTCCATTTCCGGCGGTTCCGAGGAGTTCAACCGGCGCGTCCGTGACAACCAGACGCAACGACTCGCCAACCTCAAGCCGGCCTATGACTTCATCGTCTGCGGTGCCGGCGCATCGGGATCCGTGATCGCACGCCGCCTGGCTGAGAATGCCGACTGCTCCGTGCTCCTCATCGAAGCGGGGGGCGGCGACGAGGATGAGGCGGTGCTGAATCCGTCGTTGTGGCCCACCAACCTCGGCGGTCGGCGCGACTGGGGGTTCCAGGCGGAGCCGAACCCGCATCTGGGTGGCCGCACGCTTCCCATGTCCATGGGCAAGGGGCTCGGCGGCGGGTCGAGCATCAATGTCATGGTGTGGGCAAGGGGCCATCGCGCCGACTGGGATCACTTCGCGGACCAGTCCGGCGATGCCGGCTGGAGCTATGAGGCGGTTCTCGGCATCTACCGACGCATCGAGAACTGGCGGGGTGCGCCGGACCCGCATTACCGCGGCAACTCCGGACCGGTGTGGGTGCAGCCTGCCCAGAACCCGAGTCCGATCGCCGACGCTCTGCTCAGCGCGGCCGGGTCCCTCGGCATCCCGCGCCACGACAGCCCCAATGGCCGGATGATGGAAACCGCGGGAGGCGTGGCCTACACCGACATGCTCGTGCGGGATGGACGGCGCAACTCGCTCTACCGCGCCTATGTCCATCCTGTGGCCGATCGACCGAACCTCACGATCCTGACGGACACGCTCGTGCGCCGCGTGCTCCTCGACGGGACGACGGCGACCGGCGTCGAGGTCGAACGGGACGGCCGGATTCGGTCGATCACGGCAGGCTCGGAGGTCATCCTGTCCACCGGCGCCATCAACACGCCCAAGCTGCTCATGCTGTCCGGGATCGGCGACCGGAGCCAGCTTGACCGGCACGGCATTCCGGTCGTGCGTCATCTGCCCGGCGTCGGCCGCGGCCTGCAGGATCATGTGTCGTTCGGCTGCACCTGGGAGTACCGGGAGCCGATCGCTCCGCGCGCCAGCGGGAGCGAGGCGACGCTCTACTGGACAAGCCGCCCCGGCTTGGAGGCGCCGGACCTTCTGTTCTGCCAGGTCGAATTCCCCGTTCCCAGCGAGCGCACGGCGGCGCGCGGCGTCCCCGACCACGGGTGGACGATGTTCGCAGGCTTGGCGCAGCCCCACAGCCGTGGCGAGGTGCGGCTGCGGTCGGCGGACCCGGCCGTGGCGCCTGTGGTCGATCCCAACATGCTGTCCGATCCGCGGGACCTGGAAACGGCACGCGCCTGCGTGCGGCTGTGCCGCGAGATCGGGAACGATGCGGCGTTCGCGCCCCATGTCCGGCGCGAGGCCATCCCCGGGATGGGGGCGGCGATCGACGATCAATTCCTCCGCGATGCGGCGGTGACCTATTGGCACCAATGCGGGACGGCTCGGATGGGCATGGATGACCGGTCGGTCGTCGACGCGTCGCTGGCGGTCCACGGCATCGACCGGCTGCGCGTCGCGGACGGCTCGATCCTCCCGAGGGTGACGACGGGCAACACGCAAGCACCGTGCGCGATCGTGGGCGAGCGTGCCGCTGACATCCTGCAGCGGCGGCACGGGGTGTAG
- a CDS encoding metallophosphoesterase family protein — protein MAVFFTSDTHFGHAGALSRFRRPFASVADMDEAMVANWNATVSPDDVVWHLGDFALHRKPDAMAALLERLHGTKHLITGNNDGPATLVLPGWASVQPYAELLLDERRLVLCHYAFRTWNGMYKGALNLHGHSHGQLKGMPRQVDVGVDVWDFRPVTVETILAARQRTKKRE, from the coding sequence ATGGCGGTCTTCTTCACCAGCGACACGCATTTCGGCCACGCCGGCGCGCTCAGCCGCTTCCGCCGCCCCTTCGCGTCGGTCGCGGACATGGACGAGGCCATGGTGGCCAACTGGAACGCCACGGTCTCTCCGGACGACGTGGTGTGGCACCTCGGCGACTTCGCCCTGCACCGCAAGCCGGACGCGATGGCAGCGCTCCTGGAGCGTCTGCACGGCACCAAGCACCTGATCACCGGCAACAACGACGGCCCCGCCACCCTGGTCCTGCCCGGCTGGGCGAGCGTGCAGCCCTATGCGGAGCTTCTGCTGGACGAGCGGCGGCTGGTGCTGTGCCATTACGCCTTCCGCACCTGGAACGGCATGTACAAGGGCGCTTTGAACCTGCACGGTCACAGCCACGGCCAGTTGAAGGGCATGCCCCGGCAGGTCGACGTCGGTGTGGACGTGTGGGATTTCCGCCCGGTCACCGTCGAGACGATCCTTGCCGCCCGGCAACGCACGAAGAAGCGGGAATAG
- a CDS encoding pyridoxal phosphate-dependent aminotransferase — protein MSIIASRLSRIKPSPTIAVTQKARELAAAGRDVIGLGAGEPDFDTPDNIKDAAIKAIQAGDTKYTAVDGTPALKKAICAKFERENGLNYAPDQITVGVGGKQVLYNALMATLNPGDEVIIPAPYWVSYPDMVELAEGTPVFVSCPAEQGFKLQPADLEKAITPKTKWLILNSPSNPSGAAYTRDEMKALTDVLVKHPQVWVMTDDMYEHLLYDGIEFVTPAQVEPALYDRTLTVNGVSKSYAMTGWRIGYAGGPKALIKAMGVIQSQSTSNPTSIAQAAAVEALNGPQDFIAERAAVFAQRRDLVVSMLNQAKGISCPKPEGAFYVYPSCAGTIGKTTPDGKVIETDEDFVTYLLESEGVAVVQGSAFGLAPHFRISYATSTEALEEACKRIQRACGNLRD, from the coding sequence ATGTCGATCATCGCGTCCCGTCTGTCGCGCATCAAGCCCTCGCCGACCATCGCCGTCACCCAGAAAGCCCGCGAGCTTGCGGCGGCCGGTCGCGACGTCATCGGCCTCGGCGCCGGCGAGCCGGACTTCGACACCCCCGACAACATCAAGGACGCCGCCATCAAGGCCATCCAGGCCGGCGACACCAAGTACACCGCCGTGGACGGCACGCCCGCGCTGAAGAAGGCCATCTGCGCCAAGTTCGAGCGCGAGAACGGCCTGAACTACGCGCCCGACCAGATCACGGTCGGCGTCGGCGGCAAGCAGGTGCTGTACAACGCCCTGATGGCGACGCTGAACCCCGGCGACGAGGTCATCATCCCGGCCCCCTACTGGGTGTCCTACCCGGACATGGTGGAGTTGGCCGAAGGCACGCCGGTCTTCGTCTCCTGCCCGGCCGAGCAGGGCTTCAAGCTGCAGCCCGCCGACCTGGAGAAGGCGATCACGCCGAAGACCAAGTGGCTGATCCTGAACTCCCCGTCCAACCCGTCGGGTGCGGCCTACACGCGTGATGAGATGAAGGCCCTGACCGACGTGCTGGTGAAGCACCCGCAGGTCTGGGTGATGACCGACGACATGTATGAGCACCTGCTCTACGACGGCATCGAGTTCGTGACCCCGGCCCAGGTCGAGCCGGCGCTGTATGACCGCACGCTGACCGTCAACGGCGTGTCGAAGTCCTACGCCATGACCGGCTGGCGCATCGGCTACGCCGGCGGCCCGAAGGCGCTGATCAAGGCGATGGGCGTGATCCAGAGCCAGTCGACCTCCAACCCGACCTCGATCGCCCAGGCCGCCGCCGTCGAGGCGCTGAACGGTCCGCAGGACTTCATCGCGGAGCGCGCCGCGGTGTTCGCCCAGCGCCGCGATCTGGTGGTGTCGATGCTGAACCAGGCCAAGGGCATCTCCTGCCCGAAGCCGGAAGGCGCCTTCTACGTCTACCCGTCCTGCGCCGGCACCATCGGCAAGACGACGCCGGATGGCAAGGTGATCGAGACCGACGAGGATTTCGTCACCTACCTGCTGGAGTCGGAAGGCGTGGCGGTGGTCCAGGGTTCGGCCTTCGGCCTCGCCCCGCACTTCCGCATCTCCTACGCGACCAGCACCGAGGCCCTGGAAGAGGCCTGCAAGCGCATCCAGCGCGCCTGCGGCAATCTGAGGGACTGA
- a CDS encoding ketopantoate reductase family protein — MRIAIMGAGAVGGYFGARLAATHGTEVHFIARGRHLEAIRRDGLRIESEAAPLHLTDVRATDDPAEVGPVDLVLFAVKLWDTDRAAEACRPLVKPGTVVVTVQNGVTGMDTLCQLLGREHVAGGVAHIGATIAAPGVIRHTGTLARLTYGELDGRPSPRLTAFHALAEAAGFEAVLSAAILRAQWEKFAFLAPFSGVTALTRQPAGVIRRVPESRALFLDAVAEVARLARARDVDLGTGIVARVEALLDGLPPAMTSSMLNDLTRGGRLELPWLSGAVVQLGSELGVPTPVHRVIAAALAPYADGPP; from the coding sequence ATGCGCATCGCAATCATGGGGGCGGGCGCGGTCGGCGGCTATTTCGGGGCGCGCCTCGCGGCGACCCACGGAACCGAGGTGCATTTCATCGCGCGCGGCCGGCATCTGGAGGCCATCCGCCGCGACGGCCTGCGCATCGAAAGCGAGGCCGCCCCCCTGCACCTGACCGACGTCCGCGCGACCGACGACCCGGCGGAGGTCGGGCCGGTGGACCTCGTGCTGTTCGCCGTCAAGCTGTGGGACACCGACCGTGCCGCGGAGGCCTGCCGGCCCCTGGTGAAGCCGGGCACGGTGGTGGTCACCGTGCAGAACGGCGTCACCGGGATGGACACGCTGTGCCAGCTCCTCGGGCGGGAGCATGTGGCGGGCGGCGTCGCCCACATCGGCGCCACCATCGCCGCCCCCGGCGTGATCCGCCACACCGGGACGCTGGCCCGCCTGACCTACGGGGAACTGGACGGGCGCCCCTCGCCCCGGCTGACCGCCTTCCACGCGCTGGCCGAGGCGGCCGGGTTCGAGGCGGTGCTGTCCGCGGCGATCCTGCGCGCGCAGTGGGAGAAGTTCGCCTTCCTGGCGCCCTTCAGCGGGGTCACCGCCCTGACCCGCCAGCCCGCCGGGGTGATCCGCCGCGTCCCGGAAAGCCGCGCCCTGTTCCTCGACGCGGTGGCCGAGGTCGCCCGGCTGGCCCGCGCCCGCGACGTCGATTTGGGCACCGGCATCGTCGCCCGCGTCGAGGCGCTGCTCGACGGCCTGCCGCCGGCCATGACCTCGTCCATGCTCAACGACCTGACGCGGGGCGGACGGCTGGAGTTGCCCTGGCTGTCCGGGGCGGTGGTGCAGCTCGGGTCGGAGCTGGGGGTGCCGACGCCCGTCCACCGGGTGATCGCGGCGGCCCTGGCGCCCTACGCCGACGGACCGCCCTAA
- a CDS encoding elongation factor G codes for MPHSQIQTARCAALVGPYLSGKTSLLESLLSAAGATTRKGSVRDGNAVGDSSPEAKARQMSVEVNVASFEFLGERWSVLDCPGSVELACETQNALMVADVAVIVAEAAPEKAVLLAPLFKFLDDNRIPHLLFINKVDSLGDLRVRDVVQAYQAVSARKLVLREVPIREGGKITGFVDLVSERAWHFNPHKPSNLVQIPDSLKDREHEARQEMLEAVADYDDALLEKLLEDVAPDTQEVYDRLASELADDLIVPVFFGSAENDNGIRRLLKALRHEGPDVATTAERAGIPADATVAAQVFKTLNGSHAGKISLARVWRGTVNDGMTLGGERVSGVFRMMGHNQEKLSQAATGEVVALGRLDKAATGDLLTDKGNAGRSAPWPELPPPVFGLALHAQNRNDEVKLTAAIQKLVEEDPSLKLEQSTDTGELVLWGQGDIHLQIAMDRLRNKFNVTVKGVPPQVPYRESIRKGTAHHARYKRQTGGHGQFADIHVEVKPLPRGTGFQFEDGVVGGVVPRQFIPAVETGVRDYAVRGPLGFPVVDFAVKLTGGQFHAVDSSEMAFKTVARQAMTEALPACEPVLLEPILTVSIAVPSDFTSKVQRLVSGRRGQILGYDARPGWQGWDEVKAYLPQAEMHDLIVELRSLSLGVGTFTWSFERLQELTGKAADKAVEIRKETLAAQ; via the coding sequence ATGCCCCATTCACAGATCCAGACGGCCCGCTGCGCTGCGCTGGTCGGCCCCTATCTCAGCGGCAAGACATCGCTTCTGGAAAGCCTGCTCTCCGCCGCCGGGGCGACCACGCGCAAGGGCAGCGTCCGCGACGGCAACGCGGTCGGCGACAGCTCCCCCGAGGCCAAGGCCCGGCAGATGAGCGTCGAGGTCAACGTCGCCTCCTTCGAGTTCCTGGGCGAGCGCTGGAGCGTGCTCGACTGCCCCGGCTCGGTGGAACTGGCCTGCGAGACGCAGAACGCCCTGATGGTGGCGGACGTCGCCGTGATCGTGGCCGAGGCCGCGCCGGAAAAGGCCGTGCTGCTCGCCCCCCTGTTCAAGTTCCTCGACGACAACCGCATCCCGCACCTGCTGTTCATCAACAAGGTGGACAGCCTGGGCGACCTCAGGGTGCGCGACGTGGTGCAGGCCTATCAGGCGGTGTCGGCGCGCAAGCTGGTGCTGCGCGAGGTGCCGATCCGCGAGGGTGGCAAGATCACCGGCTTCGTCGATCTGGTCAGCGAGCGCGCCTGGCACTTCAACCCGCACAAGCCGTCCAACCTCGTCCAGATCCCCGACAGCCTGAAGGACCGCGAGCACGAGGCCCGGCAGGAGATGCTGGAGGCGGTGGCCGACTATGACGACGCGCTTCTGGAAAAGCTGCTGGAGGACGTCGCTCCCGACACCCAGGAGGTCTATGACCGGCTGGCCAGCGAGCTGGCCGACGACCTGATCGTCCCGGTCTTCTTCGGTTCGGCGGAGAACGACAACGGCATCCGCCGCCTGCTGAAGGCGCTGCGCCACGAGGGGCCGGACGTCGCCACCACGGCGGAGCGCGCCGGCATCCCGGCGGACGCCACGGTGGCCGCCCAGGTCTTCAAGACGCTGAACGGCTCGCACGCCGGCAAGATCAGCTTGGCGCGGGTCTGGCGCGGCACCGTCAACGACGGCATGACGCTGGGCGGGGAGCGGGTGTCCGGCGTCTTCCGCATGATGGGCCACAATCAGGAGAAGCTCTCCCAGGCGGCGACCGGCGAGGTGGTGGCGCTCGGCCGGCTCGACAAGGCGGCGACCGGCGACCTGCTGACCGACAAGGGCAACGCCGGACGGTCGGCGCCGTGGCCGGAGCTGCCGCCGCCCGTCTTCGGCCTCGCCCTGCACGCCCAGAACCGCAACGACGAGGTGAAGCTGACCGCGGCCATCCAGAAGCTGGTCGAGGAGGACCCGTCGCTGAAGCTGGAGCAATCCACCGACACCGGCGAGCTGGTGCTGTGGGGCCAGGGCGACATCCATCTCCAGATCGCCATGGACCGGCTGCGCAACAAATTCAACGTCACCGTCAAGGGTGTGCCGCCGCAGGTGCCCTACCGCGAGTCAATCCGCAAGGGCACGGCCCACCACGCCCGCTACAAGCGGCAGACCGGCGGCCACGGCCAGTTCGCCGACATCCATGTGGAGGTCAAGCCGCTGCCCCGCGGCACCGGCTTCCAGTTCGAGGACGGCGTCGTCGGCGGCGTCGTGCCGCGCCAGTTCATCCCGGCGGTGGAGACCGGCGTGCGCGACTACGCGGTGCGCGGGCCGCTGGGCTTCCCCGTGGTGGATTTCGCGGTGAAGCTGACCGGCGGGCAGTTCCACGCCGTGGACAGCTCCGAAATGGCCTTCAAGACGGTGGCGCGGCAGGCGATGACCGAGGCGCTTCCGGCCTGCGAGCCGGTGCTGCTGGAGCCGATCCTGACCGTCTCCATCGCCGTGCCCAGCGACTTCACCTCGAAGGTGCAGCGGCTGGTCAGCGGGCGGCGCGGTCAGATCCTCGGCTACGACGCGCGCCCCGGCTGGCAGGGCTGGGACGAGGTGAAGGCCTATCTGCCGCAGGCCGAGATGCACGACCTGATCGTCGAGCTGCGCTCCCTCTCGCTCGGCGTCGGCACCTTCACCTGGAGCTTCGAACGGCTGCAGGAGCTGACCGGCAAGGCCGCCGACAAGGCGGTGGAGATCCGCAAGGAAACGCTGGCCGCGCAGTAA
- a CDS encoding Nramp family divalent metal transporter — protein MSVSSTNSAAIDADGLYGGTAADGSAKKVIRLEAPGTGFMDTWKAMGPGIAAAMTGIGASHIMHAPTAGALYGYDLLWVILAAYIIKYCAFEFAHRYTMVKGESIINAYHRVGTWPLWFMIFQGFANTVGIAGRALGCAALMWAAFPFMSLQLWAVAILLLTVGILWMGSYKAVEGICKILIIVFAVSCFVAFALQAPPPGEYLSRLLPTLPPIGSMMLFGAMFGYFPTTLEVAPMQSNWAVDKKAGMVKVNEMRAQGHTVHMDPNYMKNSLILFKRDMNISYIISMLSGMIFLIVGAVVLHPQGLVPKGSEMGTTIASIYTDTFGAWIFPVIIAGGVAALFSTVFTYFDGQARLFEECVVRLKRDWDTAAIRKLLYRGMQVVWLVAGIAVVYGLPEPIFVVQLASVMALVFSPVLFWLTIKAVKDNFTSDFERDLLPSKFQFAWAWGGTISLVGLTLYVLITKFLM, from the coding sequence ATGAGCGTCAGCTCGACGAACAGTGCGGCCATCGACGCCGATGGCCTCTACGGCGGCACCGCAGCGGATGGAAGCGCCAAGAAGGTCATCCGCTTGGAAGCCCCCGGCACCGGCTTCATGGACACCTGGAAGGCCATGGGCCCCGGCATCGCCGCGGCGATGACCGGTATCGGCGCCAGCCACATCATGCACGCGCCGACCGCCGGCGCGCTGTACGGCTACGATCTGCTGTGGGTGATCCTGGCCGCCTACATCATCAAATACTGCGCCTTCGAGTTCGCCCACCGCTACACGATGGTGAAGGGCGAATCCATCATCAACGCCTACCACCGCGTCGGCACTTGGCCGCTGTGGTTCATGATCTTCCAGGGCTTCGCCAACACCGTGGGCATCGCCGGCCGCGCGCTCGGCTGCGCGGCGCTGATGTGGGCGGCCTTCCCCTTCATGTCGCTCCAGCTCTGGGCGGTGGCCATCCTGCTGCTGACCGTCGGCATCCTGTGGATGGGCAGCTACAAGGCGGTCGAGGGCATCTGCAAGATCCTCATCATCGTCTTCGCCGTGTCCTGCTTCGTGGCCTTCGCGCTCCAGGCCCCGCCGCCGGGCGAGTATCTGTCGCGCCTGCTGCCGACCCTGCCGCCGATCGGTTCGATGATGCTGTTCGGCGCCATGTTCGGCTATTTCCCGACCACGCTGGAAGTCGCGCCCATGCAGTCGAACTGGGCCGTCGACAAGAAGGCCGGCATGGTGAAGGTCAACGAGATGCGGGCCCAGGGGCACACCGTGCACATGGACCCCAACTACATGAAGAACAGCCTGATCCTGTTCAAGCGCGACATGAACATCAGCTACATCATCTCGATGCTGTCGGGCATGATCTTCCTGATCGTCGGCGCCGTGGTGCTGCACCCGCAGGGGCTGGTGCCCAAGGGTTCGGAGATGGGCACGACCATTGCCAGCATCTACACCGATACCTTCGGCGCCTGGATCTTCCCGGTCATCATCGCCGGCGGCGTGGCCGCGCTGTTCTCCACCGTCTTCACCTACTTCGACGGTCAGGCCCGCCTGTTCGAGGAATGCGTGGTCCGCCTTAAGCGTGACTGGGACACCGCGGCGATCCGCAAGCTGCTCTACCGCGGCATGCAGGTGGTGTGGCTGGTCGCCGGCATCGCGGTGGTCTACGGCCTGCCCGAGCCGATTTTCGTGGTCCAGCTCGCCTCGGTTATGGCGCTGGTCTTCTCGCCGGTCCTGTTCTGGCTGACCATCAAGGCGGTCAAGGACAACTTTACCAGCGACTTCGAGCGCGATCTGCTGCCGAGCAAGTTCCAGTTCGCCTGGGCCTGGGGCGGAACGATCAGCTTGGTCGGCTTGACGCTCTACGTCCTCATCACGAAGTTCCTCATGTGA
- a CDS encoding c-type cytochrome, with the protein MLTRVTLAATAALLLVGGTAMAQDSIKARKDGFQTSKNAMAEIKDLLGSDKVAQVGPAAQRMSAFAAQIPTLFPAGSDKGDTKAKADIWANNADFTAKAQAYEAAAKGLEAAAASGDKAATAKQFAAVGGACKACHERYRAD; encoded by the coding sequence ATGCTCACCCGCGTCACGCTGGCCGCCACGGCCGCCCTGCTCCTCGTCGGCGGCACGGCGATGGCCCAGGATTCGATCAAGGCGCGCAAGGACGGTTTCCAGACCAGCAAGAACGCGATGGCCGAGATCAAGGACCTGCTGGGGAGCGACAAGGTCGCCCAGGTCGGCCCGGCCGCCCAGCGCATGAGCGCCTTCGCCGCCCAGATCCCCACCTTGTTCCCGGCGGGCAGCGACAAGGGCGACACCAAGGCCAAGGCCGACATCTGGGCGAACAACGCCGACTTCACCGCCAAGGCCCAGGCCTACGAGGCGGCCGCCAAGGGGCTGGAAGCCGCCGCCGCGTCCGGCGACAAGGCCGCCACCGCCAAGCAGTTCGCCGCCGTGGGCGGCGCCTGCAAGGCCTGCCACGAGCGCTACCGCGCCGACTGA